One genomic segment of Anaerolineae bacterium includes these proteins:
- a CDS encoding 3-dehydroquinate synthase II, producing the protein MKKIWVKVDPWNKKMVTTALEGGADGIMVPKGYSKKVKELGVIQTISEDGDLKLGNDVVFFTIKSGKDEEEIVKLSQNKKVILQCSDWTVIPLENLIAQGADVIAQVHNFKEAQTALGILEKGVNHILFHADNIIELKKALSLIKAVEDKTVLEEAEIVEITPVGMGDRVCVDTCTSMTSGQGILVGNSSSALFLVHAETVSNPYVAPRPFRINAGPVHAYTRVPGGKTRYLSELSAGDHVLIVDFQGNTSVGTVGRLKIEKRPLMLIKAVVGDLKITTILQNAETIRLTDPEGKPVSVVNLLPGDKVLVAVEECGRHFGHKIDESIMEK; encoded by the coding sequence ATGAAAAAAATCTGGGTAAAGGTGGACCCATGGAACAAGAAAATGGTAACAACCGCTCTTGAAGGCGGGGCGGACGGCATAATGGTTCCAAAGGGATATAGCAAAAAGGTCAAGGAGCTTGGCGTAATACAAACAATCTCAGAAGACGGCGACTTAAAGCTTGGTAATGATGTGGTCTTTTTTACAATAAAAAGCGGAAAGGACGAAGAAGAGATTGTTAAGCTCTCTCAGAATAAAAAGGTTATTCTTCAGTGCAGCGACTGGACGGTGATTCCTCTTGAAAATCTGATAGCACAGGGGGCTGATGTAATAGCGCAGGTTCATAATTTTAAAGAGGCACAGACAGCGCTTGGCATTCTGGAAAAAGGGGTAAACCACATACTGTTTCATGCCGACAACATAATCGAGCTGAAAAAAGCTCTTTCACTGATTAAAGCGGTTGAGGATAAAACAGTTCTTGAGGAGGCCGAGATCGTTGAAATAACTCCTGTTGGAATGGGGGACAGGGTATGTGTGGATACATGCACATCAATGACTTCAGGCCAGGGGATCCTGGTCGGCAACAGCAGCAGCGCCTTATTCCTTGTTCATGCTGAAACTGTTTCCAACCCTTATGTTGCTCCAAGGCCGTTCAGAATAAATGCCGGACCGGTTCATGCATACACAAGGGTTCCTGGCGGAAAAACCAGATACCTTTCAGAGCTTTCAGCAGGAGACCATGTACTAATCGTTGATTTTCAGGGAAACACATCTGTCGGTACTGTGGGGCGCTTAAAGATTGAAAAACGTCCTTTAATGCTGATCAAGGCGGTTGTCGGCGACTTGAAGATAACAACCATCCTTCAAAATGCGGAAACAATCCGGCTGACCGATCCAGAGGGCAAGCCGGTGTCGGTCGTAAACCTATTGCCTGGCGATAAGGTTCTGGTGGCTGTTGAGGAATGCGGCAGGCACTTTGGTCATAAGATAGATGAAAGTATAATGGAAAAGTGA
- a CDS encoding 2-amino-3,7-dideoxy-D-threo-hept-6-ulosonate synthase: MTILGKRIRLERIINRNTGKTVIVPMDHGISVGPIDGLQDMKSIIQKVAEGGANATVIHKGLVSEGHREKGEDIGLILHLSGSTNLSPYPNAKTLVCSVEEAVKLGADAVSIHVNIGDGGEKEMLNDFGRVSYEARTWGMPLLAMIYPRGEKIKDEYDVKVIKHAARLGYEMGADIVKVSYTGSVETFKEVVAGCSVPVVIAGGAKMDSDRDILEMVKGSIDAGGGGVSIGRNVFQHKHPDRMVRAISGIVNDGISVEEALKILE; encoded by the coding sequence ATGACTATTTTAGGCAAACGTATTCGGCTGGAACGTATAATTAACCGTAATACAGGCAAAACAGTAATTGTTCCAATGGACCACGGCATTTCAGTCGGGCCTATTGACGGCTTGCAGGACATGAAGAGTATAATACAAAAAGTGGCTGAAGGCGGAGCAAATGCCACCGTTATACATAAAGGCCTTGTAAGCGAAGGCCATCGCGAAAAGGGCGAAGATATAGGTTTGATCTTGCATCTGTCTGGATCAACCAACCTTTCCCCCTATCCGAATGCCAAAACTCTGGTTTGTTCGGTTGAAGAGGCTGTAAAGCTTGGCGCGGATGCAGTATCCATACACGTAAATATCGGGGATGGCGGTGAAAAAGAAATGTTAAATGATTTTGGCAGGGTGAGTTATGAAGCTCGCACATGGGGTATGCCGCTTCTTGCCATGATCTATCCACGGGGCGAGAAAATCAAGGATGAATATGATGTTAAGGTAATAAAACATGCGGCGCGTCTTGGGTATGAAATGGGAGCGGACATTGTTAAGGTTTCATACACGGGCTCTGTAGAGACGTTTAAAGAGGTTGTTGCGGGCTGTTCGGTTCCTGTGGTAATTGCAGGCGGCGCCAAAATGGATTCAGACAGGGATATACTGGAAATGGTAAAGGGTTCAATTGATGCGGGCGGCGGCGGTGTTTCCATAGGCCGCAACGTATTTCAACACAAACATCCAGATCGAATGGTAAGGGCTATTTCAGGTATTGTTAATGACGGCATCAGCGTGGAAGAAGCTCTGAAAATTTTGGAATAA
- a CDS encoding glycogen-binding domain-containing protein, whose protein sequence is MMDHMISMFIDEELDIDDKIRFVESVHTDEAFKDQSIELLHQEKLVCSEVVHRVPTVEFKPSKNVVYSILRPALILAPAMAAAMVIFFVFFLKSPEVSTSIPYRFVIYQPDVSRVEITGSFTDWRTIPMKNTGSSGYWEVTFNIAKGEHRFTYILDGHQRFADPTIMIREQDDFGGENSILLVDV, encoded by the coding sequence ATGATGGACCACATGATCAGCATGTTCATAGATGAGGAATTAGACATTGATGACAAGATTCGCTTCGTGGAAAGCGTGCATACAGATGAGGCCTTTAAGGACCAATCGATTGAGCTTTTGCACCAGGAAAAGCTTGTGTGCTCGGAAGTTGTACACCGTGTCCCGACAGTCGAGTTCAAGCCGAGTAAAAATGTCGTCTATTCCATATTACGCCCTGCGCTTATTCTTGCTCCGGCAATGGCGGCAGCCATGGTCATTTTCTTTGTATTTTTTTTAAAGTCGCCTGAAGTGAGCACTTCTATACCGTACAGGTTTGTCATTTACCAGCCGGATGTTAGCCGGGTGGAAATTACCGGAAGCTTCACGGATTGGAGAACAATTCCTATGAAAAACACCGGCTCCAGCGGGTATTGGGAAGTCACATTCAATATCGCAAAGGGGGAACACCGGTTTACCTATATTCTTGACGGCCATCAGAGGTTTGCCGACCCAACCATAATGATCCGAGAACAGGATGATTTTGGTGGTGAAAATTCAATCCTCTTGGTGGATGTATAA